In one Drosophila pseudoobscura strain MV-25-SWS-2005 chromosome X, UCI_Dpse_MV25, whole genome shotgun sequence genomic region, the following are encoded:
- the Argk1 gene encoding arginine kinase isoform X2 translates to MGLCASKDKKEKVIEGDVANGGEPNGTAATAAAVAGEDGKQDTMVDAAVLAKLEEGFAKLAASDSKSLLKKYLTKEVFDNLKNKVTPTFKSTLLDVIQSGLENHDSGVGIYAPDAESYTVFADLFDPIIEDYHGGFKKTDKHPASNFGDVKSFGNVDPTNEYVISTRVRCGRSMQGYPFNPCLTEAQYKEMEGKVSTTLSGLDGELKGKFYPLTGMEKGVQQQLIDDHFLFKEGDRFLQAANACRYWPSGRGIYHNDAKTFLVWCNEEDHLRIISMQQGGDLGQIYTRLVTAVNEIEKRVPFSHDDRLGFLTFCPTNLGTTIRASVHIKVPKLASNKAKLEEVAAKYNLQVRGTRGEHTEAEGGVYDISNKRRMGLTEYDAVKEMYDGITELIKLEKSL, encoded by the exons ATGGGTCTGTGTGCCTCCAAGGATAAGAAGGAGAAGGTGATCGAGGGCGATGTAGCCAACGGAGGAGAGCCCAATGGAACCGCagccacagctgctgctgttgctggagaaGATGG CAAACAAGACACCATGGTTGACGCTGCTGTTCTCGCTAAACTGGAAGAGGGCTTTGCCAAGCTGGCCGCCTCCGACTCGAAATCGCTGTTGAAGAAGTACCTGACCAAGGAGGTCTTCGACAACTTGAAGAACAAGGTGACCCCCACCTTCAAGTCGACTCTTCTGGATGTGATCCAGTCCGGTCTGGAGAACCACGACTCCGGCGTCGGCATCTATGCCCCCGATGCTGAGTCGTACACAGTGTTCGCCGATCTGTTCGATCCCATCATTGAGGACTACCATGGTGGCTTCAAGAAGACCGACAAGCACCCGGCCTCGAACTTCGGTGATGTCAAGAGCTTCGGCAACGTGGACCCAACCAACGAGTATGTGATCTCTACTCGCGTCCGTTGCGGTCGCTCCATGCAGGGTTATCCTTTCAACCCCTGCTTGACCGAGGCCCAGTACAAGGAGATGGAGGGCAAGGTCAGCACCACCCTGTCCGGTCTGGATGGTGAGCTGAAGGGCAAGTTCTACCCCCTGACTGGCATGGAGAAGggcgtgcagcagcagctcatcGATGATCACTTCTTGTTCAAGGAGGGCGATCGATTCCTCCAGGCTGCCAACGCTTGCCGTTACTGGCCCAGCGGCCGTGGCATCTACCACAACGATGCCAAGACCTTCCTGGTCTGGTGCAATGAGGAGGATCATCTCCGCATCATCTCCATGCAGCAGGGTGGTGATCTGGGCCAGATTTACACTCGCCTGGTCACTGCCGTCAACGAGATCGAGAAGCGTGTGCCCTTCAGCCACGATGATCGTCTTGGTTTCTTGACCTTCTGCCCCACCAACTTGGGCACCACCATCCGTGCATCCGTGCACATCAAGGTCCCTAAATTGGCCTCTAACAAGGCCAAGCTCGAGGAAGTTGCCGCCAAGTACAACCTTCAGGTGCGCGGCACACGTGGCGAGCACACCGAAGCAGAGGGCGGTGTATATGACATCTCCAACAAGCGTCGCATGGGTCTTACCGAATACGATGCCGTCAAAGAGATGTACGATGGCATCACCGAGCTGATCAAGCTTGAGAAGAGCTTGTAA
- the Argk1 gene encoding arginine kinase isoform X3 — translation MFALWYLTFAVDEIRKQDTMVDAAVLAKLEEGFAKLAASDSKSLLKKYLTKEVFDNLKNKVTPTFKSTLLDVIQSGLENHDSGVGIYAPDAESYTVFADLFDPIIEDYHGGFKKTDKHPASNFGDVKSFGNVDPTNEYVISTRVRCGRSMQGYPFNPCLTEAQYKEMEGKVSTTLSGLDGELKGKFYPLTGMEKGVQQQLIDDHFLFKEGDRFLQAANACRYWPSGRGIYHNDAKTFLVWCNEEDHLRIISMQQGGDLGQIYTRLVTAVNEIEKRVPFSHDDRLGFLTFCPTNLGTTIRASVHIKVPKLASNKAKLEEVAAKYNLQVRGTRGEHTEAEGGVYDISNKRRMGLTEYDAVKEMYDGITELIKLEKSL, via the coding sequence CAAACAAGACACCATGGTTGACGCTGCTGTTCTCGCTAAACTGGAAGAGGGCTTTGCCAAGCTGGCCGCCTCCGACTCGAAATCGCTGTTGAAGAAGTACCTGACCAAGGAGGTCTTCGACAACTTGAAGAACAAGGTGACCCCCACCTTCAAGTCGACTCTTCTGGATGTGATCCAGTCCGGTCTGGAGAACCACGACTCCGGCGTCGGCATCTATGCCCCCGATGCTGAGTCGTACACAGTGTTCGCCGATCTGTTCGATCCCATCATTGAGGACTACCATGGTGGCTTCAAGAAGACCGACAAGCACCCGGCCTCGAACTTCGGTGATGTCAAGAGCTTCGGCAACGTGGACCCAACCAACGAGTATGTGATCTCTACTCGCGTCCGTTGCGGTCGCTCCATGCAGGGTTATCCTTTCAACCCCTGCTTGACCGAGGCCCAGTACAAGGAGATGGAGGGCAAGGTCAGCACCACCCTGTCCGGTCTGGATGGTGAGCTGAAGGGCAAGTTCTACCCCCTGACTGGCATGGAGAAGggcgtgcagcagcagctcatcGATGATCACTTCTTGTTCAAGGAGGGCGATCGATTCCTCCAGGCTGCCAACGCTTGCCGTTACTGGCCCAGCGGCCGTGGCATCTACCACAACGATGCCAAGACCTTCCTGGTCTGGTGCAATGAGGAGGATCATCTCCGCATCATCTCCATGCAGCAGGGTGGTGATCTGGGCCAGATTTACACTCGCCTGGTCACTGCCGTCAACGAGATCGAGAAGCGTGTGCCCTTCAGCCACGATGATCGTCTTGGTTTCTTGACCTTCTGCCCCACCAACTTGGGCACCACCATCCGTGCATCCGTGCACATCAAGGTCCCTAAATTGGCCTCTAACAAGGCCAAGCTCGAGGAAGTTGCCGCCAAGTACAACCTTCAGGTGCGCGGCACACGTGGCGAGCACACCGAAGCAGAGGGCGGTGTATATGACATCTCCAACAAGCGTCGCATGGGTCTTACCGAATACGATGCCGTCAAAGAGATGTACGATGGCATCACCGAGCTGATCAAGCTTGAGAAGAGCTTGTAA
- the Argk1 gene encoding arginine kinase isoform X4 has protein sequence MVDAAVLAKLEEGFAKLAASDSKSLLKKYLTKEVFDNLKNKVTPTFKSTLLDVIQSGLENHDSGVGIYAPDAESYTVFADLFDPIIEDYHGGFKKTDKHPASNFGDVKSFGNVDPTNEYVISTRVRCGRSMQGYPFNPCLTEAQYKEMEGKVSTTLSGLDGELKGKFYPLTGMEKGVQQQLIDDHFLFKEGDRFLQAANACRYWPSGRGIYHNDAKTFLVWCNEEDHLRIISMQQGGDLGQIYTRLVTAVNEIEKRVPFSHDDRLGFLTFCPTNLGTTIRASVHIKVPKLASNKAKLEEVAAKYNLQVRGTRGEHTEAEGGVYDISNKRRMGLTEYDAVKEMYDGITELIKLEKSL, from the coding sequence ATGGTTGACGCTGCTGTTCTCGCTAAACTGGAAGAGGGCTTTGCCAAGCTGGCCGCCTCCGACTCGAAATCGCTGTTGAAGAAGTACCTGACCAAGGAGGTCTTCGACAACTTGAAGAACAAGGTGACCCCCACCTTCAAGTCGACTCTTCTGGATGTGATCCAGTCCGGTCTGGAGAACCACGACTCCGGCGTCGGCATCTATGCCCCCGATGCTGAGTCGTACACAGTGTTCGCCGATCTGTTCGATCCCATCATTGAGGACTACCATGGTGGCTTCAAGAAGACCGACAAGCACCCGGCCTCGAACTTCGGTGATGTCAAGAGCTTCGGCAACGTGGACCCAACCAACGAGTATGTGATCTCTACTCGCGTCCGTTGCGGTCGCTCCATGCAGGGTTATCCTTTCAACCCCTGCTTGACCGAGGCCCAGTACAAGGAGATGGAGGGCAAGGTCAGCACCACCCTGTCCGGTCTGGATGGTGAGCTGAAGGGCAAGTTCTACCCCCTGACTGGCATGGAGAAGggcgtgcagcagcagctcatcGATGATCACTTCTTGTTCAAGGAGGGCGATCGATTCCTCCAGGCTGCCAACGCTTGCCGTTACTGGCCCAGCGGCCGTGGCATCTACCACAACGATGCCAAGACCTTCCTGGTCTGGTGCAATGAGGAGGATCATCTCCGCATCATCTCCATGCAGCAGGGTGGTGATCTGGGCCAGATTTACACTCGCCTGGTCACTGCCGTCAACGAGATCGAGAAGCGTGTGCCCTTCAGCCACGATGATCGTCTTGGTTTCTTGACCTTCTGCCCCACCAACTTGGGCACCACCATCCGTGCATCCGTGCACATCAAGGTCCCTAAATTGGCCTCTAACAAGGCCAAGCTCGAGGAAGTTGCCGCCAAGTACAACCTTCAGGTGCGCGGCACACGTGGCGAGCACACCGAAGCAGAGGGCGGTGTATATGACATCTCCAACAAGCGTCGCATGGGTCTTACCGAATACGATGCCGTCAAAGAGATGTACGATGGCATCACCGAGCTGATCAAGCTTGAGAAGAGCTTGTAA
- the LOC4814024 gene encoding arginine kinase-like, translated as MLRLRPFRLETFKVFCRHASKTGGGKPVDSNALAQLEEGYKKLVASNSKSLLKKHLKKDIFDNLKKKTTPSFNSSLLDCIQSGLCNHDSGVGIYAPDAEAYKTFADLFDPIIEDYHGGFKKTDKHPESCFGQGKDFANLDPNNKYIVSTRVRCGRSVKNFPFNPCLSEFEYAELECMISGALNTMSGQYKGGYLPLCGMEKSVQQKLIDEHFLFKEGDRFLETAGASRFWPIGRGIYFNEARNFLVWVNEEDHIRIISMEKGGDLGKVYDRMLGGVEALGKYLQFSRDQRLGYLTFCPTNLGTTIRASVHIKLPNLTANPEEMQKLATKYNLQVRGTSGEHTEAKGGVHDISNKRRMGLTEYEAVKEMYDGIRALIDAENKVCK; from the coding sequence ATGCTGCGACTACGACCATTTCGCCTAGAGACATTTAAAGTGTTTTGCCGACATGCGAGCAAGACAGGGGGAGGCAAGCCTGTAGACTCGAATGCATTGGCGCAGCTGGAAGAGGGCTACAAGAAACTGGTTGCCTCCAATTCCAAATCGTTGCTGAAAAAGCACCTTAAAAAAGATATCTTTGACAACTTGAAAAAGAAGACAACACCATCCTTCAATTCTTCGCTGCTGGACTGCATTCAATCTGGGCTGTGCAACCACGACTCAGGCGTGGGAATCTACGCCCCCGACGCAGAGGCGTACAAAACGTTCGCCGATCTGTTCGATCCCATCATTGAGGACTACCATGGTGGCTTCAAGAAAACGGACAAGCACCCCGAGTCCTGCTTCGGACAGGGCAAGGATTTCGCTAATCTTGATCCCAACAACAAGTACATTGTGTCCACGCGTGTCCGATGCGGACGTTCTGTGAAAAACTTCCCCTTCAATCCCTGCCTGAGCGAGTTTGAGTATGCGGAGCTGGAGTGCATGATATCCGGTGCTTTGAATACGATGAGCGGTCAATATAAAGGTGGCTACCTACCGCTCTGCGGTATGGAGAAATCCGTACAGCAGAAACTGATCGACGAGCACTTCCTGTTCAAGGAGGGCGACCGGTTCCTGGAGACGGCTGGTGCCTCGCGCTTTTGGCCCATCGGGCGAGGCATTTACTTCAACGAGGCGCGCAATTTCCTAGTATGGGTTAACGAAGAGGACCACATCCGCATCATCTCCATGGAGAAGGGCGGGGATTTGGGCAAGGTGTACGATCGCATGCTCGGCGGCGTCGAGGCCCTGGGCAAGTATCTGCAGTTCAGCCGCGACCAGCGTCTTGGCTATCTAACCTTCTGCCCTACAAATCTGGGCACAACAATCCGCGCGTCCGTTCACATCAAGCTGCCCAATCTGACGGCGAATCCAGAGGAGATGCAAAAGCTGGCCACCAAATACAATCTGCAGGTGCGAGGCACTAGCGGCGAGCACACCGAGGCCAAGGGCGGGGTCCACGATATCTCCAATAAACGACGGATGGGTCTCACCGAGTACGAGGCCGTCAAAGAGATGTACGATGGCATTCGCGCCCTGATCGATGCCGAGAACAAGGTGTGCAAGTAG
- the Doc1 gene encoding T-box transcription factor TBX6 yields the protein MLSMQELIEVRMQQQLAHEIYRQQIMQRIPDPFPAMLPFNMPQPQIMLPNRPSLPGVEAKLENNDLWQQFHKIGTEMIITKSGRRMFPSMRVSLSGLEEEASYCVLLEMVPIGDCRYKFSGSQWVPAGGAEPQSPQRMYLHPDSPATGAHWQSQALLFNKVKLTNNTLDSSGHIVLASMHKYQPRLHIIRSSELTQLPWAPQQAFIFPETEFVAVTAYQNDRITKLKIDNNPFAKGFRESGQSRCKRKLNSTSHSSPESEDDGSSVSSCESPQSKRQRLDCEQDSQGSLSPVPYYPSSTVAEVAASLSPSLSPYHRHPLSYAAPNFAAAYFCGVPQVPPMPLPSALCQVPTPVPVSALQLSTSPASSSITNTPRTTTSTKRNSFSISAILAY from the exons ATGCTATCGATGCAAGAGTTAATAGAAGTGcggatgcagcagcagctggcccaCGAGATCTATCGCCAGCAGATAATGCAACGCATTCCAG ATCCCTTTCCGGCGATGCTGCCTTTCAACATGCCCCAACCGCAAATCATGCTGCCCAACCGCCCCTCTCTGCCCGGCGTGGAGGCCAAACTGGAGAACAACGATCTGTGGCAACAGTTTCATAAAATCGGCACCGAAATGATCATTACAAAGAGCGGCAG ACGTATGTTCCCCTCGATGCGGGTCTCGTTGAGTGGACTCGAGGAGGAGGCCAGCTACTGCGTGCTCCTGGAGATGGTGCCCATTGGAGACTGCCGCTACAAGTTCTCCGGCTCCCAGTGGGTTCCGGCTGGAGGAGCCGAACCGCAGAGCCCCCAGCGAATGTATCTGCATCCGGACAGCCCGGCCACAGGCGCCCACTGGCAGTCGCAAGCCCTGCTCTTCAATAAAGTGAAGCTGACCAACAATACCCTGGACAGCAGCGGACAT ATTGTTTTGGCCAGCATGCATAAGTACCAGCCACGCCTCCACATCATTCGCAGCAGTGAGCTCACCCAACTCCCCTGGGCCCCGCAGCAGGCATTCATCTTCCCGGAGACGGAGTTCGTAGCAGTCACAGCCTATCAG AACGATCGCATAACCAAGCTGAAGATCGACAATAATCCCTTTGCCAAAGGCTTTCGCGAGTCGGGACAGTCGCGGTGCAAGCGCAAGCTTAACAGCACCTCCCATTCCAGCCCGGAATCGGAGGATGACGGTTCCAGCGTTAGCAGCTGCGAATCGCCGCAATCGAAGCGCCAGCGCCTGGACTGTGAGCAGGACTCACAAGGAAGTCTATCACCAGTACCCTATTATCCGTCTTCAACTGTTGCTGAGGTTGCGGCTTCCCTTAGCCCCAGCCTCTCGCCCTATCATCGCCATCCACTCAGCTATGCCGCGCCGAACTTTGCAGCTGCCTATTTTTGTGGAGTTCCTCAAGTTCCACCGATGCCGCTGCCTTCTGCACTTTGTCAGGTGCCTACTCCAGTTCCGGTCAGCGCTTTGCAGCTATCGACATCCCCGGCAAGCTCAAGCATCACAAACACGCCACGCACAACGACCTCCACCAAACGGAACAGCTTCAGCATCTCTGCCATTTTGGCCTATTGA